A DNA window from Aminiphilus circumscriptus DSM 16581 contains the following coding sequences:
- a CDS encoding DUF501 domain-containing protein, translated as MRRQMQDRRFNVETVFALSRRCAWGAPLVALCLPFRGAAPFPTTFWLTCPSLRDRCSREESRQGVPALEAFLRRRYPRWVAYHLRSSLIRLAFLSEGARRFASIHRRAALASLRKGGVGGTRLGSAPTVKCLHLQVASWLGLGEHPGEAWLRERFSPVSCLFPARFSCLGEKHYG; from the coding sequence TTGCGAAGGCAGATGCAGGACCGTCGTTTCAATGTCGAGACGGTGTTCGCACTCTCGCGGCGCTGCGCCTGGGGGGCGCCTCTGGTGGCGCTCTGTCTTCCTTTTCGGGGTGCCGCTCCCTTTCCCACAACCTTCTGGCTTACCTGTCCCTCTTTGCGCGATCGCTGTTCCCGGGAGGAATCACGCCAGGGTGTCCCCGCCCTTGAGGCTTTTCTCCGCAGACGGTATCCCCGGTGGGTTGCCTACCATCTCCGTTCCTCCCTGATTCGATTGGCGTTCCTTTCCGAAGGGGCGCGCCGTTTTGCCTCGATCCATAGACGTGCTGCCTTGGCTTCTCTCCGGAAAGGGGGCGTAGGCGGAACGCGCCTGGGAAGCGCTCCAACGGTGAAATGCCTGCATCTCCAGGTGGCTTCGTGGCTCGGTCTCGGTGAGCATCCGGGAGAGGCGTGGCTCCGCGAGCGTTTTTCCCCCGTGAGCTGCCTCTTCCCCGCTCGTTTCTCCTGCCTGGGTGAAAAACATTATGGATGA